The following DNA comes from Weissella koreensis KACC 15510.
TTAGAACGAGTGATACCGGTATATGAAGAGTTTCCTGGATGGGATGAAGATATTACTGGCATTAAGAATCGGAATGATCTTCCTCAAAATGCGCAACGTTACTTATCTCGAATTGAGGAATTAATTGGTACCCCTTTATATACGTTTGCTGTGGGTCCATCTAATGAACAAACAAATATTTTATTTGACTTATGGTCAGAGGCAGAGGGAAAAGCGTAATGGGTAAAATTGGAAGAACAATTGTAACAACGCAAGAAATTAAACGAATGGTTCAAAAGGTGGCGGACGAAATTAATCAAGCTTATGGGACCGAATATGACCAAGTACTCTTTGTAGGTGTGATGAAAGGCGCCTATTTGTGGATGGCAGATTTGCTGCGGGCCTTGAATGCCGATGTCCAAATGGATTATGTGCGGGTGGCTAGTTATGAGGACGATCATTCAACTGGTGAAGTCCAAATTATTCATGATCTAAAGACCAACGTCTTAGGCAAAAAAATCATTTTACTGGATGAAGTTATTGATAGTGGGCTCACACTTCAATATTTGCAAAATGTCTTTTTGCAACGTGGAGCAAGTGAAGTTACGCGGGCAATTGCCGTGGATAAGCGTCCCAAGGCAATTCAAGAGGCTGATCCGGTAGAGTTCGTGGGTACCGTGGCTCCTGATGAATTCTTGATTGGATATGGAATGGAT
Coding sequences within:
- the hpt gene encoding hypoxanthine phosphoribosyltransferase encodes the protein MGKIGRTIVTTQEIKRMVQKVADEINQAYGTEYDQVLFVGVMKGAYLWMADLLRALNADVQMDYVRVASYEDDHSTGEVQIIHDLKTNVLGKKIILLDEVIDSGLTLQYLQNVFLQRGASEVTRAIAVDKRPKAIQEADPVEFVGTVAPDEFLIGYGMDYNNHYRNLPYIAVLELTTQTV